In the Colwellia sp. 20A7 genome, one interval contains:
- a CDS encoding PepSY-associated TM helix domain-containing protein, with translation MRVRGDILRTYQSIHTWTGIIAGLVLFIGFYAGSLTMFEDEISQWATPSNHQLAQVPTEQLDTLISKALSTSEKAKESFTINLDEQSSPMTWYENKAGRGLSLDSVMVHATLSEQGELITHAQPTNELGDLIDMLHRTAGIAGKVGRGNLGVLVLGVASVLYFLALVSGIIILLPTLTKTFFAIRKNKGANRFWLDSHNLVGVVSLPFHLLIAWSVIVFSFHDIFYDGLDLIYPDKPAIEKVKSAPVKNSADELPSILSYIEKIDELTDGYSIKSMAFSRLSTERASVGISVVNYNEMMRNNTGDYIYMNPYTLEIKGGSIAMNDDDYYVDYVASFFSLHFGGFGGEIGRWLYFIMGLLGAFLFYSGNLLWLEKRRKKQAVQSKSNRFMANLTVGICLGSILAVVATFLASKWLYLGNVKINNAYLNCYYLVFFVALIYSFILGAAKSAIHIQKAIYIGCIGIPLTTLITITMPNLALWDATNTTNLAIDIVALIFAGIFYYGALKTKNRAYYGERNSIWAL, from the coding sequence ATGAGAGTTCGTGGCGATATACTTCGAACATACCAATCTATTCATACATGGACAGGTATTATTGCGGGTTTAGTGTTATTTATTGGTTTTTATGCTGGCTCGCTTACCATGTTTGAAGATGAAATAAGTCAGTGGGCAACACCTTCGAATCACCAGCTTGCACAAGTACCAACAGAACAACTAGATACTTTAATATCTAAAGCTTTATCTACCTCTGAAAAAGCAAAAGAAAGCTTTACAATAAACCTAGATGAACAATCATCGCCAATGACTTGGTACGAAAATAAAGCGGGACGTGGTCTTTCTTTAGATAGTGTTATGGTGCATGCAACATTATCGGAACAAGGTGAGTTAATTACTCACGCCCAGCCAACTAACGAATTAGGCGACTTAATTGATATGCTACACCGCACTGCGGGTATTGCAGGAAAAGTAGGTCGTGGGAATCTTGGTGTATTGGTGCTAGGAGTCGCCTCTGTACTGTACTTTTTAGCTTTAGTTTCAGGTATTATTATTTTACTACCAACATTAACAAAGACTTTTTTTGCGATCAGAAAAAATAAAGGTGCAAATCGTTTTTGGCTTGATAGCCACAACCTTGTTGGTGTTGTTAGCCTCCCCTTCCACTTACTTATTGCTTGGTCTGTTATTGTTTTTTCATTCCACGATATATTTTATGATGGATTAGACTTAATTTACCCCGACAAACCAGCAATTGAAAAAGTGAAATCTGCGCCGGTAAAAAACTCCGCTGATGAACTACCATCTATTTTAAGCTATATAGAGAAGATAGATGAACTCACTGACGGCTACAGCATTAAATCTATGGCATTTTCTCGTTTATCAACAGAGCGTGCTTCCGTTGGTATTTCGGTTGTAAATTACAATGAGATGATGCGTAATAATACTGGCGATTATATCTATATGAACCCCTACACTCTAGAGATAAAGGGCGGCAGTATAGCAATGAATGACGATGATTATTATGTTGATTATGTTGCGAGCTTCTTTTCATTACACTTTGGTGGTTTTGGTGGTGAAATTGGCCGTTGGTTATACTTTATTATGGGTCTATTAGGCGCATTTTTATTTTACAGTGGTAATTTATTGTGGTTAGAAAAACGAAGAAAAAAACAAGCAGTACAAAGTAAATCAAATCGTTTTATGGCAAATCTTACTGTGGGAATATGTCTAGGCTCAATACTCGCGGTAGTTGCCACGTTTTTAGCAAGTAAATGGTTATACTTAGGTAACGTGAAAATTAACAATGCATACCTCAATTGTTACTATTTAGTATTTTTCGTTGCATTAATTTATAGTTTTATTTTAGGGGCAGCAAAGAGTGCTATTCACATACAAAAAGCCATATATATAGGTTGTATAGGTATTCCACTAACAACATTAATTACAATAACAATGCCAAATTTAGCGTTATGGGATGCAACTAATACGACTAATCTAGCCATTGATATTGTCGCACTTATATTTGCCGGTATATTTTATTATGGGGCTTTAAAAACTAAAAACCGCGCGTATTATGGAGAGCGTAATAGTATTTGGGCATTATAA
- a CDS encoding extracellular solute-binding protein, with the protein MPKITNIRKKILLTFASLLLISSSLVQANEEVNVYSYRQAFLVKPLFDKFTENTGIKVNVIFAKTGMAERLEREGKYSPADVLLTTDISRLIELHDRNLLQANNAEVLLDIIPSQYRAKDNTWFALTTRVRNIYSAKRLGTLDINYEDLADSKYQGRICTRSGKHAYNIALVSSMIAEHGSAETLVWLEKFKANLARKPQGNDRGQVQAIHQNLCDISLGNSYYFGRMLSDEKQKVWAEAVNINFPNQSNRGAHVNISGMGMAKFSPNNDNAKKLMAFLVSKEAQQLYAETNVEYPVRVDVMPSELVASWGKFKADDLPLETIAKYRKEALKLIDQAKFDL; encoded by the coding sequence ATGCCAAAAATAACCAACATCAGAAAAAAAATCCTGTTGACCTTTGCTAGCTTGTTACTTATTTCATCTTCTCTTGTACAGGCGAATGAAGAAGTAAATGTGTATTCTTATCGCCAAGCATTTTTAGTTAAACCTCTATTCGACAAGTTCACTGAAAACACCGGTATCAAAGTAAACGTTATTTTCGCTAAAACAGGTATGGCAGAACGTCTTGAACGTGAAGGTAAATATAGCCCCGCAGATGTATTATTAACGACGGACATTAGTCGACTTATTGAATTACATGATCGTAACTTATTACAAGCCAATAATGCTGAAGTGTTACTTGATATTATTCCTAGTCAATACAGAGCAAAAGACAATACCTGGTTTGCATTAACAACTCGTGTACGTAATATTTATTCTGCTAAACGTTTAGGCACACTAGACATTAATTATGAAGACTTAGCCGATAGTAAATATCAAGGTAGAATTTGTACACGCAGTGGTAAACACGCTTATAACATCGCGCTTGTTTCCTCTATGATTGCTGAGCACGGTAGCGCTGAAACACTTGTTTGGCTAGAAAAATTTAAAGCAAATTTAGCACGTAAACCGCAAGGTAATGATCGTGGTCAAGTGCAAGCTATTCATCAGAACTTATGTGATATTTCGCTAGGTAATAGTTATTACTTCGGTAGAATGTTATCAGATGAGAAACAAAAGGTATGGGCTGAAGCGGTAAACATTAACTTTCCTAATCAAAGTAACCGTGGCGCTCATGTGAATATATCAGGTATGGGTATGGCAAAATTTTCCCCTAATAATGATAATGCTAAAAAATTAATGGCCTTTTTAGTATCGAAAGAAGCACAACAACTTTATGCGGAAACAAATGTAGAATATCCAGTGAGAGTTGATGTAATGCCTTCTGAATTAGTTGCTTCATGGGGTAAGTTTAAAGCCGATGACTTACCATTAGAGACTATTGCAAAATATAGAAAAGAAGCGCTTAAATTAATTGATCAAGCTAAGTTTGATTTATAA
- a CDS encoding ABC transporter permease, with product MPDYIANTLILGVLVVCLTLVFGTFSAAFIVHTNIVGKRFLRWLLLLPMAMPGYLVAYLYTDVFDYAGPVQRTLRSWFNWQSPNDYWFFDIRTLPGAAVVLALVLFPYVYMLARTAFEQQDQNLLRAGRLLGLSSKQSFFKVALPLARPAIAVAASLVLMETLADFATVNYFAVNTLTTAIYDTWLGYGDLAAANALASILMLLIFFVVIAEQRARAGQGHQSNRPNKHIEVIKLSFMQQCFIGAFCWVLVLAGFLLPFVLLIIMALEYSDMNQLIALLSPSINSIEVSFYAATIATCLALLLGLYRRLSQDKWRMLPLSFAGFGYAIPGTVLAMVLLATFGPLDHMINEVADYLGLDSPGLLLSGTIFAVVFAFVVRFAAIANGTISSGIEQIPRSVDFAPASLGAGLGKMLRKIHIPILKPSILVAWLLVFVESMKELPAVLLLRPFNFETLSIQIYQLISDEMLEQGALGAILIVLLGLLPIVWLNKERK from the coding sequence TTGCCAGATTATATTGCCAATACACTAATACTTGGTGTGTTGGTGGTTTGTCTTACGTTAGTTTTTGGTACCTTTAGTGCTGCATTTATTGTTCATACCAATATAGTAGGTAAACGTTTTCTACGATGGCTGCTTTTATTACCGATGGCAATGCCCGGCTATTTAGTTGCTTATCTTTATACCGACGTTTTTGACTATGCAGGACCAGTTCAACGAACATTACGTAGTTGGTTTAATTGGCAATCACCAAATGATTATTGGTTTTTTGATATACGTACTTTACCCGGCGCTGCCGTTGTTCTCGCATTAGTATTATTTCCTTATGTTTATATGTTGGCGCGAACAGCATTTGAACAACAAGATCAAAACTTATTAAGAGCCGGACGACTATTAGGTTTGTCATCCAAACAAAGTTTTTTTAAAGTTGCCCTACCTTTGGCGCGCCCCGCTATAGCAGTCGCTGCCAGTTTAGTTCTAATGGAAACATTAGCTGATTTTGCTACGGTGAATTATTTTGCTGTTAATACACTTACGACAGCAATATACGATACCTGGTTAGGATATGGCGACTTAGCCGCAGCAAATGCGTTGGCAAGTATATTAATGTTGCTGATATTCTTTGTAGTTATAGCAGAGCAGCGTGCAAGAGCTGGACAAGGTCATCAATCAAATAGACCTAATAAGCATATAGAAGTGATTAAATTATCTTTTATGCAACAATGCTTTATTGGTGCCTTTTGTTGGGTTTTAGTGTTAGCTGGCTTCCTACTACCTTTCGTTTTACTGATTATCATGGCACTTGAATACAGTGATATGAATCAGCTAATAGCGTTGTTATCGCCAAGTATCAACAGTATTGAAGTATCATTTTATGCTGCAACTATTGCAACTTGCTTAGCTTTACTATTAGGTTTATATCGTAGGCTTAGTCAAGATAAATGGCGTATGCTCCCATTAAGTTTCGCTGGTTTCGGTTACGCTATTCCTGGTACAGTCTTGGCAATGGTATTACTCGCGACTTTTGGCCCATTAGATCACATGATTAATGAAGTCGCCGATTATTTAGGGCTAGACTCACCAGGATTACTATTGTCAGGCACTATTTTTGCTGTCGTTTTTGCTTTTGTGGTTCGTTTTGCCGCTATTGCTAATGGCACAATATCAAGTGGTATTGAACAAATACCGAGATCTGTCGATTTTGCCCCAGCAAGTTTAGGTGCAGGCTTAGGTAAGATGTTAAGAAAAATACATATTCCTATCCTAAAACCGTCTATTTTAGTGGCATGGTTATTAGTGTTTGTTGAATCGATGAAAGAGCTGCCAGCCGTTTTACTGTTAAGGCCTTTTAACTTTGAAACGCTGAGTATTCAAATTTATCAATTAATATCTGATGAAATGCTAGAGCAAGGTGCGCTGGGTGCTATTTTAATCGTTCTTCTGGGATTACTCCCTATTGTTTGGCTTAATAAAGAAAGGAAATAA
- a CDS encoding ABC transporter ATP-binding protein: protein MNSNELLSIKQLSVKLQNKTILSDTNLVLNFGEILGLVGPSGCGKTTLLNTIAGFNELSTGELNINSSTQTTAHILTISPSKNIPPEHRNIGMIFQDYALFPHLSVRKNIYFGIDKLPKSEQEARTADLLHLLKLTGLESRYPHQLSGGQQQRVAIARALALQPKLLLLDEPFSNIDARLRNELMLEMRQLLKQLKMSAIFVTHNKDEVFTFADKIAVMHEGRILQTGSPASVCQSPSSWQVADFLQLGSWIPVKAKGNEYQTAIGSFSSTNSVTPNTNNEANKISSQTLQFLLKPQAIEYCANEMGNVTVDNITVTEQGFRYLLSSLESDSSLAFKQLSFYSDILLDLGQKIAIKIKPHAYQIYQ, encoded by the coding sequence ATGAACAGTAATGAATTATTAAGCATCAAACAACTTTCGGTGAAATTACAGAATAAAACCATCTTATCTGATACTAATTTAGTCTTAAATTTTGGCGAAATTCTTGGTCTGGTAGGTCCTAGCGGTTGTGGTAAAACAACATTACTTAATACCATCGCTGGCTTTAATGAACTGAGCACAGGTGAATTAAACATAAACAGTAGTACGCAAACTACAGCTCATATACTTACGATTAGCCCATCTAAGAACATACCACCAGAACATCGTAATATTGGCATGATATTTCAAGATTATGCGTTATTTCCTCACTTATCGGTTAGGAAAAACATCTACTTTGGTATTGATAAATTACCTAAAAGTGAACAAGAAGCACGCACAGCTGATCTACTTCATTTACTTAAGCTGACCGGTTTAGAATCAAGATATCCTCATCAGCTATCGGGCGGCCAGCAGCAAAGGGTTGCTATTGCACGAGCATTGGCCCTTCAGCCTAAATTATTATTACTAGACGAGCCTTTTTCAAATATTGATGCCCGTTTACGTAATGAATTAATGTTAGAAATGCGCCAGCTTTTAAAGCAACTAAAAATGAGTGCTATCTTTGTTACACATAACAAAGATGAAGTATTTACTTTTGCAGATAAAATAGCGGTAATGCACGAAGGAAGAATTTTACAAACAGGCAGTCCAGCTTCAGTATGCCAGTCGCCGAGTAGTTGGCAGGTTGCTGACTTTTTACAGTTAGGTAGTTGGATACCCGTAAAGGCCAAAGGTAATGAATACCAAACAGCCATCGGCAGTTTTTCGTCAACCAATTCAGTAACTCCAAACACGAATAATGAAGCCAATAAAATAAGTTCGCAAACTTTACAGTTTTTGTTAAAACCGCAAGCTATTGAGTATTGTGCAAATGAAATGGGTAATGTGACAGTAGACAATATTACCGTTACTGAACAAGGGTTTCGCTATTTACTCAGTAGCCTTGAAAGTGATTCATCATTAGCTTTTAAACAACTGAGTTTTTATAGTGATATTTTGCTGGATTTAGGTCAAAAAATAGCAATAAAAATTAAGCCCCATGCATATCAAATATATCAATAA
- a CDS encoding response regulator transcription factor: METKKIKVLLVDDHMVVRAGFRMLLASQPYIGDIVDIERGELAVKEYERFQPDVVVMDLSMPGIGGLEAIRRLCKHYPNVLILVYSIHDEKVYIERALEAGASGYVSKNSAAEVLAQAVAVIASGKRYIEQGLMPEVNDIRLTETKKPKHKLKLLSPREFDVFRLLSKGLNAHNVASELCLSYKTICNYNTQIKSKLNANTSADLANIAMVNNII, from the coding sequence ATGGAAACAAAAAAAATAAAAGTTCTATTAGTTGATGACCATATGGTTGTTAGGGCAGGGTTTAGAATGCTGCTTGCCTCTCAACCTTATATTGGTGATATTGTAGATATTGAACGCGGTGAACTTGCCGTTAAAGAGTATGAACGCTTTCAGCCTGATGTGGTTGTGATGGACTTGTCAATGCCAGGTATTGGTGGTTTAGAAGCTATTCGTCGTCTTTGTAAGCATTATCCTAATGTACTTATTTTAGTTTATAGTATTCATGACGAAAAAGTTTATATTGAACGCGCATTAGAAGCAGGTGCAAGTGGCTATGTAAGTAAGAATAGTGCTGCTGAAGTATTAGCGCAGGCGGTTGCCGTTATCGCTAGCGGTAAACGCTATATTGAACAAGGTTTAATGCCGGAAGTAAATGATATTCGCTTAACCGAAACTAAAAAACCAAAACATAAACTTAAGCTTTTATCGCCACGTGAATTTGACGTGTTCCGCTTACTTTCAAAAGGTTTAAACGCTCATAATGTCGCTAGCGAGCTTTGTTTAAGTTATAAAACTATTTGTAATTATAATACGCAAATTAAAAGTAAACTGAATGCGAATACATCTGCTGATCTTGCTAATATAGCGATGGTAAATAATATTATTTAA
- a CDS encoding sensor histidine kinase: protein MSIRALINVRIIASVLLILIFSAIIAVWQARSSVEREVNSSINLAVQMIEFGLNQTSSTSEEKDAWLDKVATMQPVRHLNISIKKNENQLTSTNATNLDDDLNSEEKSTPRWFVKSVMVDFFIHNYDIKIADGSIKAIVITANPMDEINEAWEETKSFFWSIVLMLFIMFLTVNLVFNAMLDAVKAILSGLRQVEKGHFDHVLPHFKISEFDAIALEINGMSSALKAAQEKNQALARHTMQIQETERQNMSRELHDEMGQSLTAIKAMAITCQQPQTNVKVVTSSIVDICNHLSVVVRSMMRTLHPLSLSELGLGATLSELVREWQRRSSEVQFDLDYDQALDHLSHDITIHVYRIVQECLTNVVRHANATKVVILVVKRGDKVMITVSDNGQGKQLNSPGFGLLGMRERAENLGGKFTFESVLNTGVNVVVELPYWEEK, encoded by the coding sequence ATGAGTATACGTGCCCTGATCAATGTGAGAATAATTGCGTCAGTATTGTTGATTTTAATTTTCAGTGCAATTATTGCTGTTTGGCAGGCAAGAAGTTCAGTAGAGCGAGAGGTAAATTCTTCGATTAATTTAGCGGTACAAATGATTGAATTTGGCCTTAACCAGACCTCTTCTACTAGTGAAGAGAAAGACGCATGGTTAGACAAGGTTGCCACAATGCAACCAGTAAGACATTTAAATATATCTATTAAAAAGAATGAAAATCAATTAACAAGCACAAATGCTACCAATCTAGATGATGATTTAAATAGTGAGGAAAAGTCGACACCTCGTTGGTTTGTTAAGTCTGTTATGGTCGATTTTTTTATTCATAATTATGATATTAAAATTGCGGATGGCTCTATCAAAGCCATTGTTATTACCGCGAACCCAATGGATGAAATAAACGAAGCTTGGGAAGAAACAAAGTCTTTTTTTTGGTCTATTGTGTTGATGCTTTTTATTATGTTCTTGACAGTTAACCTGGTTTTTAACGCAATGTTGGACGCGGTTAAAGCTATTTTATCTGGGCTTCGCCAAGTTGAAAAAGGGCATTTTGATCATGTTCTTCCTCACTTCAAAATTAGTGAATTTGATGCAATAGCGCTAGAAATTAATGGTATGTCATCAGCGCTTAAAGCCGCTCAAGAAAAGAACCAAGCCTTGGCTCGCCACACTATGCAAATTCAAGAAACTGAAAGACAAAATATGTCTCGAGAGTTACATGATGAAATGGGGCAATCGTTAACGGCAATCAAGGCAATGGCGATCACATGTCAACAGCCTCAAACAAATGTAAAAGTAGTCACCAGTTCAATTGTTGATATTTGTAACCATTTATCTGTGGTCGTTCGGTCTATGATGAGAACATTACACCCATTAAGTTTATCAGAGCTTGGTTTAGGTGCAACGTTATCTGAGCTGGTTAGAGAATGGCAAAGACGAAGTAGTGAGGTTCAGTTCGATTTAGATTATGACCAAGCTTTAGATCATTTAAGTCACGATATTACTATTCATGTCTACCGAATTGTTCAGGAGTGCTTAACTAATGTTGTTCGACATGCAAATGCAACAAAAGTTGTTATTTTAGTCGTTAAACGTGGTGATAAAGTCATGATTACCGTATCGGACAATGGTCAAGGAAAGCAACTAAATTCTCCAGGCTTTGGTTTGTTAGGCATGCGTGAGCGGGCTGAAAACTTAGGTGGAAAATTTACATTCGAGTCTGTATTAAATACTGGTGTAAATGTTGTTGTGGAATTACCTTATTGGGAGGAAAAGTAA
- the lysC gene encoding lysine-sensitive aspartokinase 3, which produces MVHPSSSKENLSLTVAKFGGTSVADFPAMLRCAHIIKNDSSNRLVVVSASAGVTNYLVRLSQANLLLEEQADIIEKIQAIQLNITQHLAKDVEQALNTEIKGLLEELATHALKQSQQHSVKQGDAILSFGEQLSSRIFAQVLQSIDVNGAYFNVQQVMKTNSLYGKAVVDIEQLSLACTEILAPKLAQQVLVTQGFIGQDGLGETTTLGRGGSDYSAALLAEALHAGNLSVWTDVVGIFTTDPRITDQARAIKEISFGEAAEMATFGAKILHPATLIPAMRQNIPVFVGSSKEPEKGGTQIKKSVASNPTYRSIALRREQTLVTVKSPAMLHASGFLAQVFGILAKHELSVDLITTSEISVALTFDNPSGSTQALITSAVVEELEQLCEVTVEHGLSLVAVIGNGLDCAKGIGQRIFQTINDTSVRLICHGASANNLCFLVNEQDANSVVEKLHRELFV; this is translated from the coding sequence ATGGTACACCCAAGTTCATCAAAAGAAAATTTATCCCTCACCGTTGCAAAATTTGGCGGAACAAGCGTTGCTGACTTTCCTGCTATGTTGCGTTGCGCTCACATTATTAAAAATGACAGTAGTAATCGCTTAGTGGTTGTATCTGCTAGTGCTGGCGTTACCAACTATTTAGTACGCTTAAGCCAAGCAAATTTATTGCTTGAAGAACAAGCCGATATTATTGAAAAAATCCAAGCTATTCAGCTAAATATTACTCAGCATTTGGCAAAAGATGTTGAGCAAGCTTTAAATACTGAAATAAAAGGGTTACTTGAAGAGCTAGCAACGCATGCGTTAAAACAATCTCAGCAGCATAGTGTTAAGCAAGGTGATGCCATTCTGTCATTTGGTGAGCAGTTAAGCTCACGTATATTTGCGCAAGTATTACAGTCTATTGATGTAAACGGTGCTTACTTTAATGTACAGCAGGTAATGAAAACTAATAGTTTATACGGTAAAGCCGTAGTAGATATAGAGCAATTAAGCTTAGCATGTACCGAGATTTTAGCGCCTAAATTGGCTCAACAAGTGTTAGTAACACAAGGCTTTATTGGTCAAGATGGTTTAGGTGAAACAACAACCTTAGGTCGTGGTGGCTCTGATTATAGTGCGGCTTTATTGGCTGAAGCACTTCATGCGGGTAATTTATCCGTATGGACTGATGTTGTTGGGATCTTTACCACCGATCCTCGTATAACCGATCAGGCGCGTGCAATTAAAGAAATTAGCTTTGGCGAAGCAGCAGAAATGGCAACTTTTGGCGCTAAAATATTACATCCAGCTACCTTAATTCCAGCAATGCGTCAGAATATCCCTGTTTTTGTTGGATCAAGTAAAGAGCCAGAAAAAGGTGGAACACAAATCAAAAAATCGGTTGCTTCTAATCCTACCTATCGGTCAATCGCCTTAAGACGAGAACAAACATTAGTCACGGTTAAAAGCCCGGCTATGTTACACGCGAGTGGTTTTTTAGCACAAGTATTTGGTATTTTGGCTAAACACGAATTGAGTGTCGACTTGATCACCACTAGTGAGATTAGTGTTGCCTTAACGTTTGATAACCCAAGTGGCTCTACGCAAGCGTTAATAACATCAGCTGTAGTAGAAGAATTAGAGCAACTTTGTGAAGTAACTGTTGAACACGGCCTTTCATTAGTTGCTGTTATTGGTAATGGTTTGGATTGCGCAAAAGGAATAGGACAGCGTATTTTTCAAACGATTAATGACACCAGTGTTCGTTTAATTTGTCATGGTGCTAGTGCTAATAACTTATGCTTTTTAGTGAATGAGCAAGATGCGAATAGTGTTGTTGAGAAGCTACATAGAGAGTTATTCGTTTAA
- a CDS encoding ElyC/SanA/YdcF family protein, whose product MDLFLLKKVISAAIMPINLVLILLILSLLYYRKRPKRSVKCLVSAGLLLVLSSLPVISDQLMVNIENNYESFTHSSKPVDYIIVLGGWHVANDALPVTSQLNTNSLERLVEVLRIYQLHPEATIITSGYYIKDQLSHAQTMKQSLVLLGVPANKIMAENFPKDTEEEAQLIGPRVQGHNVVLVTNASHMLRAMKYFQAQGVEPIPAPTGFMVKNINGPKGWGYYVPKSKSLQQTTAAWYESLGLCVQWLKSLL is encoded by the coding sequence ATGGATTTATTTTTACTAAAAAAAGTTATTTCAGCTGCTATTATGCCAATTAATTTAGTGTTAATTTTATTAATATTATCTCTCCTGTATTATCGAAAACGCCCCAAAAGAAGCGTTAAGTGCTTAGTCTCTGCCGGCTTACTATTAGTTTTATCTTCTCTGCCAGTAATTTCAGATCAGTTAATGGTAAATATTGAAAATAATTATGAAAGCTTTACTCACTCGAGTAAACCTGTTGACTATATTATAGTGCTAGGAGGTTGGCATGTTGCTAATGATGCCTTACCCGTAACTAGCCAACTTAATACAAACTCATTAGAAAGATTGGTTGAAGTATTAAGGATTTATCAATTACATCCAGAAGCAACGATTATCACGTCAGGTTATTATATTAAGGATCAGTTATCTCATGCTCAAACAATGAAGCAATCTTTAGTTCTTTTAGGTGTACCTGCCAATAAAATCATGGCAGAAAATTTTCCTAAAGATACTGAAGAAGAAGCGCAATTAATTGGTCCTAGAGTACAAGGACATAATGTTGTATTAGTAACCAATGCAAGTCATATGCTAAGAGCAATGAAATACTTTCAAGCACAAGGAGTGGAGCCAATACCTGCACCAACAGGCTTTATGGTTAAAAATATAAATGGTCCTAAAGGTTGGGGTTACTACGTTCCTAAAAGTAAATCTCTACAGCAAACAACCGCTGCATGGTACGAAAGCTTAGGTCTTTGTGTGCAATGGCTAAAAAGCTTACTTTAA
- the icd gene encoding NADP-dependent isocitrate dehydrogenase: MTSKITIPSSGDKITVSNGKLIVPNNPIIPFIEGDGIGIDVTPPMIKVVDAAVKKAYGTKKKIAWMEVYAGEKATQVYDSETWLPDETLEMFKEYKVGIKGPLTTPVGGGMRSLNVALRQILDLYVCQRPVQWFTGVPSPVKKPFEVDMVIFRENTEDIYAGIEYKAGSDSAKKMINFLTEEMGVTQIRFTENCGIGIKPVSKEGTQRLVRQAIQYAIDHNRDSVTLVHKGNIMKFTEGAFKDWGYELACEEFGAELIDGGPWCRIKHPKTGKEIIIKDVIADAMLQQVLLRPAEYSVIATLNLNGDYLSDALAAQVGGIGIAPGANLNDEVAIFEATHGTAPKYAGKNKVNPGSVILSAEMMLRHMGWVEAADLLLKGMSGAIGAKTVTYDFERLMDDATLVTCSQFGDCIIENM, encoded by the coding sequence ATGACAAGTAAAATCACAATCCCCAGTTCAGGTGATAAAATTACGGTATCTAACGGTAAATTAATAGTGCCAAATAACCCAATAATCCCTTTTATAGAAGGTGATGGTATTGGTATTGATGTAACTCCTCCTATGATTAAAGTTGTCGATGCTGCTGTCAAAAAAGCTTATGGAACGAAGAAGAAAATAGCCTGGATGGAAGTGTATGCCGGTGAGAAAGCCACGCAAGTATATGATTCCGAAACTTGGTTACCTGATGAAACATTAGAAATGTTTAAAGAATATAAAGTTGGCATTAAAGGACCGTTAACGACACCAGTGGGTGGTGGTATGCGTTCGTTAAATGTCGCTTTACGCCAGATCTTAGATTTATATGTATGCCAGCGTCCAGTGCAATGGTTTACTGGTGTACCAAGCCCTGTTAAAAAACCATTTGAAGTAGATATGGTGATTTTCCGTGAAAATACGGAAGATATTTATGCAGGTATTGAATATAAAGCTGGCAGTGATAGTGCTAAGAAGATGATTAATTTCTTAACTGAAGAAATGGGTGTCACTCAAATTCGTTTTACTGAAAATTGTGGTATCGGTATTAAACCTGTTTCTAAAGAAGGCACTCAACGTTTAGTTCGTCAAGCGATCCAATATGCTATCGATCATAATAGAGACTCAGTAACTTTAGTGCATAAAGGTAATATTATGAAATTTACTGAGGGTGCATTTAAAGATTGGGGTTATGAATTAGCGTGCGAAGAGTTTGGGGCAGAATTAATAGACGGTGGTCCTTGGTGTCGTATTAAGCATCCTAAAACAGGCAAAGAAATAATTATAAAAGATGTAATTGCTGATGCAATGTTACAGCAAGTATTGTTACGTCCTGCTGAGTACAGTGTTATTGCAACACTAAATTTAAATGGTGATTATTTATCTGATGCCTTAGCGGCACAAGTTGGTGGTATTGGGATTGCTCCGGGTGCTAACTTAAATGATGAAGTTGCTATTTTTGAAGCAACTCACGGTACTGCGCCTAAATATGCGGGTAAAAATAAAGTTAACCCTGGCTCTGTAATTTTATCTGCTGAAATGATGCTACGCCATATGGGGTGGGTTGAAGCAGCCGATTTACTACTAAAAGGTATGTCTGGCGCTATTGGTGCGAAAACAGTAACGTATGATTTTGAACGCCTAATGGATGATGCAACCTTAGTGACTTGTTCACAATTTGGTGATTGTATTATTGAAAATATGTAA